The DNA window GACCTCACGCGGCCCTTCTGCCCCCGAGAGCCAGTCCTCCCCGACCGCACCCACCGTCAGACTGACCCGCCGACCGCCGGCCACGACCAGGTGGACCTCGGACCCGCGGCTGGCTCGCAGGCGGTCTGTGAAGCGCAGAGCTGAGCGCTCCAAGCGCACCGCCTCCGCAATCTCAGACTCCAGCTCCGCCTCCGACGCCGCCGCGAACGAGGTCTCCATGTCATCGAAGAGTGATTCCCACCGCATGCACCCATCCTAGGCCGACGCATCGCCGCGCGATGAGACGAAAAAATCTCTTGCGGCACCATAAGACATCAAATAGCATCAAATGCATGCTTCGGGAATCGACGACGCGACAACAGGACCTCGCACTCTCCGTGCTCACACTGAGCGCGGGACCGCTGCTGGTTCTGTGCGGCGGCGCCCTGGCGCCGGAGGTCGCCGAGCCGCGGCCTGGCCCTGGAGCCGTCGGCGCAGCAGTCTCGCAGAGCGTCGCCGACCTGCGTCGGGGCACCCTGCAGACAGTGGATGAAGTGATGGGGCTGGCCGCTGTGGCTGGTGGCATCCTGCTCACCCTGCTGACCCTGGCCTCCGTCCTGGCCGCTGCCGCTGCGGTGATCGCCCACCGCGCGGGAGCCCTACGGGTGGAGCATCTGCTCAGCAGGCTCTCCCCCGGCTTCATGCGACGGACTCTCGTCGTCACCCTGAGCGCACACCTGGCCGTGGGCGGACTCGCTTCCGCTGCGGCCACCGCTCACGCGGACCTTCCGGCGGAGCAGAGCATCGCAGCGGATGCTCCGCCTGCTCCCACGTTCATCACCGCCGGAACTGCCGAGACGGAGGCCTCGATGACGCCGCTGTTCACTCCGACCGCACCAGCCGCCCCGGCGGAGCGCCACCAGGGCGCGCAGCAGCGCACGGACCCTGGTGAGGAGGACCGCATCACCGTGCGTCCTGGGGACACGCTCTGGGAGCTGGTCGCCGCCGACCTGGGGCCCGGTGCCACCGACTGGGAGATCGCCCGTGATTGGCCTCGCTGGTACGACCACAATGCCGCAGCGATCGGCGGGGACCCCGGAGCTCTCGCTCCGGGCACCGTTCTGGACAAACCACCGGCAGCGCGCTGAGCCGCAGCGGCTCGGCCTGCCCCATCTGATGAGGAGAGACACATGACAGTCACCACTCCAGCACCGCTGGTCCGCTCCAGAGGCACCTTCCGCCTGCAGCGTGAGGACGAACTGGCCAGCGATCTGCGCAGCAGCACCCCCACAGAGGTGGCCGCCGCCAGCAGCGCTCAAGGGGGCGGCCGGCGGCCCTCTGCTCTGGCCACCTCAGCTGAGGAGGAGCGCCAGATCAACGCCATCGCACGGATCGTCTGCCAGGCCACGATGGAAGCTCTGGCCGGGCTTCGCCCGGTGGTCCAGCTGCAGCGCTGGCTGGAGGCGCAGGTCTACAGCAAGGTCAGAGAGCGGGTGGAGCTCACCCATGAGGCCCAGGAGCTGGCCCCCAAGGCTCCCCGTCCTCTGGCCTTCCACCAGGTGCGCACCGAGAAGGTCGCCCCAGGGGTGTGGGAATGCGCCGTGATCTTCGGGGACGAACACCGTGTCCGAGCCTGCGCCCTGCGCATGGAGGCTCACCGGCGTCGGTGGCGCGTGGTCGCCCTCGAACTAGGCTGAGGTGCTGCTGGTCTCCTGCTTGGCACCGTTGGAGGAGACCGCCAGACGCCCATCCTTCACACCAGGGAGGGAGGGCGCGTCGCCACCTTCAGGCACCGCCTGGAC is part of the Nesterenkonia lacusekhoensis genome and encodes:
- a CDS encoding LysM peptidoglycan-binding domain-containing protein; this translates as MLRESTTRQQDLALSVLTLSAGPLLVLCGGALAPEVAEPRPGPGAVGAAVSQSVADLRRGTLQTVDEVMGLAAVAGGILLTLLTLASVLAAAAAVIAHRAGALRVEHLLSRLSPGFMRRTLVVTLSAHLAVGGLASAAATAHADLPAEQSIAADAPPAPTFITAGTAETEASMTPLFTPTAPAAPAERHQGAQQRTDPGEEDRITVRPGDTLWELVAADLGPGATDWEIARDWPRWYDHNAAAIGGDPGALAPGTVLDKPPAAR
- a CDS encoding Rv3235 family protein encodes the protein MTVTTPAPLVRSRGTFRLQREDELASDLRSSTPTEVAAASSAQGGGRRPSALATSAEEERQINAIARIVCQATMEALAGLRPVVQLQRWLEAQVYSKVRERVELTHEAQELAPKAPRPLAFHQVRTEKVAPGVWECAVIFGDEHRVRACALRMEAHRRRWRVVALELG